From a single Fusobacterium pseudoperiodonticum genomic region:
- a CDS encoding TRAP transporter small permease, with translation MKDFLKKFELYVGSVFISVTTVVVIMNVFTRYFLKFTYFWTEEIAVGCFVWTIFLGTAAAYREKGLIGVEAIVVLLPEKIRNVVEFLTYILLTVLSGLMCLFSLTYVMSSSKITAALELSYGYINISIVISFALMTLYSIIFTIESFKKAFLSKGN, from the coding sequence ATGAAAGATTTTTTAAAAAAATTTGAATTATATGTAGGAAGTGTATTCATTTCTGTAACAACTGTTGTTGTTATCATGAACGTTTTCACTAGATACTTTTTAAAGTTTACTTACTTCTGGACAGAAGAAATTGCAGTTGGTTGCTTTGTTTGGACTATATTTTTAGGAACTGCTGCTGCATATAGAGAAAAAGGACTAATAGGAGTTGAAGCTATTGTTGTTCTTTTACCTGAAAAAATTAGAAATGTTGTAGAATTTTTAACTTATATTTTACTTACTGTTTTAAGTGGACTTATGTGTTTATTTAGTTTAACTTACGTAATGTCTTCATCAAAAATAACTGCAGCTTTAGAACTTTCTTATGGTTATATTAATATTTCTATTGTAATAAGTTTCGCATTGATGACTTTATATTCAATAATTTTTACAATAGAAAGTTTTAAAAAAGCATTTTTAAGTAAAGGTAACTAG
- a CDS encoding uracil-DNA glycosylase family protein gives MTRDEKLEKLIEDIKNDEENKKYTEQGIDPLFSAPKEARIVIVGQAPGLKAQENKMYWKDKSGDKLRLWTGIDEKTFYSSNLLAIIPMDFYYPGKGKSGDLPPRKDFGEKWHNKILELLPDVELFILIGKYAQEFYLKGRTKENLTETVHSYKEYLPKFFPIVHPSPLNIRWLKKNPWFEKEVVPELKEMVTKIMEK, from the coding sequence ATGACTAGGGATGAAAAATTAGAAAAATTAATTGAAGATATAAAAAACGATGAGGAAAATAAAAAATATACTGAACAAGGTATTGATCCTCTTTTTTCTGCTCCTAAGGAAGCAAGGATAGTAATTGTAGGACAAGCTCCTGGTTTAAAAGCTCAAGAAAATAAAATGTATTGGAAAGATAAAAGTGGAGATAAATTAAGACTTTGGACTGGCATAGATGAAAAAACTTTCTATAGTTCTAATTTGCTTGCTATTATTCCTATGGATTTTTATTACCCTGGAAAAGGAAAGAGTGGAGATCTTCCACCAAGAAAAGATTTTGGAGAAAAGTGGCATAATAAGATTTTAGAATTACTTCCTGATGTTGAATTATTTATATTAATTGGGAAATATGCACAAGAATTTTATTTAAAAGGGCGAACTAAAGAAAATTTAACAGAGACTGTTCATTCTTATAAAGAATATCTCCCTAAATTTTTTCCTATAGTTCACCCTTCACCTTTAAATATTAGATGGTTAAAGAAAAACCCTTGGTTTGAAAAAGAAGTTGTACCTGAATTAAAAGAAATGGTAACAAAAATTATGGAGAAATAA
- a CDS encoding nitroreductase family protein, translating to MELLKLMSDRYTCRRYSEKDVKEEDLNKILEAGRVAPTSHNNQPQRIYVVKSEEAKEKLMKDFAYNYKAPCYLVCGYNVDEVWRNDLDGDRESGDIDVSIVITHMMLMAEELGLGACWIGRITPELVKKNLDIPENVKVVAVLSLGYHREDDRPSKLHTIRRSNEELVKFL from the coding sequence ATGGAATTATTAAAACTTATGAGTGATAGATACACTTGTAGAAGATATTCAGAAAAAGATGTTAAAGAGGAAGATTTAAATAAAATTTTAGAGGCTGGAAGAGTGGCTCCAACTTCTCATAATAATCAACCACAAAGAATATATGTTGTAAAAAGTGAAGAAGCAAAAGAAAAATTAATGAAAGATTTTGCATATAATTATAAAGCTCCTTGCTATTTAGTTTGTGGTTATAATGTAGACGAAGTATGGAGAAATGACTTAGATGGAGATAGAGAAAGTGGAGATATAGATGTCTCAATTGTTATTACACATATGATGTTAATGGCAGAAGAACTTGGTTTAGGTGCTTGTTGGATAGGGCGTATAACACCTGAACTTGTAAAAAAGAATTTAGATATTCCTGAAAATGTTAAAGTTGTTGCAGTTCTTAGCTTGGGATATCATAGAGAAGATGATAGACCTTCTAAACTACATACTATTCGTAGAAGCAATGAAGAATTAGTTAAATTTTTATAA
- a CDS encoding response regulator transcription factor yields MIKILLVEDDKNIQRLLTLELRHKEYLVDSAYDGEQGMELFERNYYDVVLLDLMLPKKSGKELCQEFRKLNNTPIIVITAKDSILDKVELLDLGANDYICKPFAMEELLARIRVATRNKENFIDKQFYLEKDIKLDLSAKRVYLGEEEINLTKTEFLILEYFMKNKGLSCSREKIIIDVWGYDFDGEEKIVDVYINSLRKKIDLDNRYIHTIRGFGYMFQYKED; encoded by the coding sequence ATGATAAAAATTTTATTAGTAGAAGATGATAAAAACATTCAAAGACTTTTAACATTGGAATTAAGACATAAGGAATATCTTGTGGATTCTGCTTATGATGGTGAACAAGGTATGGAATTATTTGAAAGAAACTATTATGATGTTGTTTTACTTGATTTAATGTTACCAAAAAAATCTGGTAAGGAATTATGTCAAGAATTTAGAAAATTAAATAATACTCCCATCATAGTAATAACAGCAAAAGATTCAATTTTAGATAAAGTTGAACTTTTAGATTTAGGTGCAAATGATTATATTTGTAAACCTTTTGCAATGGAAGAATTATTAGCAAGAATAAGGGTTGCAACAAGAAATAAAGAAAATTTTATTGACAAACAATTCTATTTAGAAAAAGATATTAAATTAGATTTATCTGCTAAAAGAGTTTATTTAGGAGAAGAAGAAATTAATCTTACAAAGACAGAATTTTTAATCTTAGAATATTTTATGAAAAATAAGGGTTTATCTTGCTCAAGAGAAAAAATTATAATAGATGTTTGGGGATACGATTTTGATGGGGAAGAAAAAATTGTAGATGTGTATATTAATTCATTAAGAAAAAAAATTGACTTAGATAATAGATATATTCATACTATTCGTGGTTTTGGATATATGTTTCAATATAAAGAGGATTAA
- a CDS encoding glycosyltransferase family 2 protein, with protein MKRISVIAPIYNEKENIQLLVEKIKTTLKDRFTSYEIILVDDGSTDGSSELIEKIASTDPHIKDYHFTKNNGQTAALSAGFKYCTGDIVVTMDSDLQTDPEDIYLMLPYLDKYDMVNGKRTTREDGFKRKISSLIGNGVRNFITKDNIKDTGCPLKLFKKEVVKSFYLYEGMHRFLPTLAKINGFSVVEVPVHHFDRMYGKSKYGVWNRLWKGLKDAFAVRWMSKRKINYVLKESR; from the coding sequence ATGAAAAGAATATCAGTTATTGCACCAATTTATAATGAAAAAGAAAATATCCAGCTTTTGGTTGAAAAAATTAAAACTACTTTAAAAGATAGATTTACTTCTTATGAAATTATTTTAGTTGATGATGGAAGTACAGATGGTAGTAGTGAGCTAATTGAAAAAATTGCTTCTACTGACCCACATATTAAAGATTATCACTTTACAAAAAATAATGGACAGACAGCTGCTCTATCAGCAGGTTTTAAATATTGTACAGGAGACATAGTTGTAACTATGGACTCAGATTTACAGACTGATCCAGAAGATATATATTTAATGTTACCCTATTTAGATAAATATGATATGGTAAATGGCAAAAGAACAACAAGAGAAGACGGTTTTAAAAGAAAAATATCATCTTTGATTGGAAATGGAGTTAGAAATTTTATAACTAAGGATAATATAAAGGACACTGGTTGTCCTCTTAAATTGTTTAAAAAAGAAGTCGTGAAATCTTTTTATCTATATGAAGGTATGCATAGATTTCTTCCAACACTTGCAAAAATAAATGGTTTTTCTGTTGTTGAAGTTCCAGTACATCATTTCGATAGGATGTATGGAAAATCTAAATATGGTGTTTGGAATAGACTATGGAAAGGATTAAAAGATGCTTTTGCAGTTAGATGGATGAGTAAAAGAAAAATTAATTATGTGTTAAAAGAAAGTAGGTAA
- a CDS encoding lipid-A-disaccharide synthase N-terminal domain-containing protein: MVLGFIGQFFFSMRFIVQWVASEKHKKSVVPLAFWVFSVLGSFLLLIYAIYRKDPVFILGQAPNLLIYFRNIWLIKHPKQ; encoded by the coding sequence ATGGTTTTAGGCTTTATAGGACAATTCTTTTTCTCAATGCGTTTTATAGTTCAATGGGTAGCTTCTGAAAAGCATAAAAAGAGTGTAGTCCCCCTAGCCTTTTGGGTATTCAGTGTTTTAGGAAGTTTCCTTTTACTTATATATGCGATTTATAGAAAAGATCCTGTATTTATTTTGGGACAAGCTCCTAATCTATTAATTTATTTTAGAAACATATGGTTGATAAAACATCCAAAACAATAA
- a CDS encoding sensor histidine kinase: MKKISNELLKTYYWIMLLFTAFSISALVSFSIFLWRENEKDIQTVEKFIDYELSEFEYKEELKNLSDEELFKTALEEAPKIQDVYIEFFYRGKKYTRPPYLPDREHNFLDYYSITKTYQPKGYESIEVKITKRFAKNRLLILYTFGSFIFFLLVCLFIISRIQKRFSKKFENSLDKLKMFTQDYNLDSEIRIHNEENFIEFSILQKAFKNMLIRLKEQSQMQIDFVNNASHELKTPIFILKGYVDMLNDWGKNDKEVLDESLVILKKEIQNMQDLTEKLLFLAKSKNLVAEKNNISLDNALKEVIDNLSFAYPKQKINYISSEIFIDSDIALLKLLFKNLIENAIKYGKDNPINIELKKEKKVKVIIEDFGVGISEKALPHIFERFYREDEARNREIKSYGLGLSIVKEIIALLNIDIQIESQINKGTKITLQL; this comes from the coding sequence ATGAAAAAAATATCTAATGAACTATTAAAAACTTATTATTGGATTATGCTTTTATTTACTGCATTTTCCATCTCAGCTCTTGTTAGTTTTTCTATTTTTCTTTGGAGAGAAAATGAAAAAGATATACAAACAGTCGAAAAATTTATAGATTATGAATTAAGTGAATTTGAATATAAAGAAGAATTAAAAAATTTATCAGATGAAGAACTATTTAAAACTGCTTTGGAAGAAGCACCTAAAATACAAGATGTATATATAGAGTTTTTTTATCGTGGAAAGAAATACACAAGACCTCCCTATTTACCAGATAGAGAACATAATTTTTTAGACTATTATTCAATTACAAAAACATACCAACCTAAAGGCTATGAATCAATAGAAGTAAAAATAACTAAAAGATTTGCTAAAAATAGACTTTTAATACTTTATACTTTTGGAAGTTTTATATTTTTTCTATTAGTCTGCTTATTTATAATTTCAAGAATTCAAAAAAGATTTTCTAAGAAATTTGAAAATTCTCTTGATAAGTTGAAAATGTTTACACAAGATTACAATTTAGATTCTGAAATAAGAATACATAATGAAGAAAACTTTATAGAATTCAGTATTTTGCAAAAAGCTTTTAAAAATATGTTAATAAGACTTAAAGAGCAATCTCAAATGCAAATTGATTTTGTGAATAATGCTTCCCATGAATTGAAAACACCAATTTTTATTTTAAAAGGTTATGTGGATATGCTTAATGATTGGGGAAAAAATGATAAGGAAGTTCTTGATGAAAGTTTGGTTATTTTAAAAAAAGAAATACAAAATATGCAAGACTTAACAGAGAAACTTTTATTTTTAGCTAAAAGTAAAAATTTAGTTGCAGAAAAAAATAATATAAGCTTAGATAATGCTTTAAAAGAAGTTATTGATAATTTAAGTTTTGCTTATCCTAAACAAAAAATAAATTATATTTCATCCGAAATTTTTATAGACTCTGATATAGCACTTTTAAAATTATTATTTAAAAACTTGATAGAGAATGCAATAAAATATGGAAAAGATAATCCAATAAATATTGAATTAAAAAAAGAAAAGAAAGTCAAAGTAATAATAGAAGATTTTGGAGTAGGGATATCTGAAAAAGCTTTGCCTCATATTTTTGAAAGATTTTATAGAGAAGATGAGGCAAGAAATAGAGAAATTAAAAGTTATGGTTTAGGTTTGTCTATTGTAAAAGAAATTATAGCATTACTTAATATTGATATTCAAATTGAAAGTCAAATTAATAAAGGAACAAAAATAACACTACAACTATAA
- a CDS encoding HAD-IIA family hydrolase, translating into MKDLKDIKCYLLDMDGTIYLGNELIDGAKEFLEKLKEKNIRYIFLTNNSSKNKDKYVEKLNKLGIEAHREDVFSSGEATTIYLSKKKKGAKVFLLGTKDLEDEFEKAGFELVRERNKDIDFVVLGFDTTLTYEKLWIACEYIANGVEYIATHPDFNCPLENGKFMPDAGAMMAFIKASTGKEPTVIGKPNRHIIDAIIEKYDLKKSELAMVGDRLYTDIRTGIDNGLTSILVMSGETDKKMLEETIFVPDFIFNSVKKIKETIE; encoded by the coding sequence ATGAAAGATTTAAAAGATATAAAATGTTATTTGCTAGATATGGATGGAACTATCTATTTAGGAAATGAATTAATAGATGGAGCAAAAGAATTTTTAGAAAAATTAAAAGAAAAAAATATAAGATATATATTTTTAACAAATAATTCATCAAAAAATAAAGATAAGTATGTTGAAAAATTAAATAAATTAGGAATAGAAGCTCATAGAGAAGATGTTTTTAGCTCAGGTGAAGCAACTACAATATATTTATCTAAAAAGAAAAAGGGAGCAAAGGTATTTTTACTAGGAACTAAAGATTTAGAAGATGAGTTTGAAAAGGCTGGTTTTGAATTAGTAAGAGAAAGAAATAAAGATATAGACTTTGTTGTTTTAGGTTTTGATACTACTTTAACTTATGAAAAATTATGGATAGCTTGTGAATATATAGCAAATGGAGTTGAATATATAGCAACTCATCCTGATTTTAATTGCCCTTTAGAAAATGGGAAATTTATGCCTGATGCTGGAGCAATGATGGCCTTTATAAAAGCATCAACTGGAAAAGAACCAACAGTTATAGGAAAACCTAATAGACATATAATAGATGCAATTATAGAAAAATATGATTTAAAGAAATCTGAACTTGCAATGGTTGGAGATAGATTATATACAGATATTAGGACAGGAATAGATAATGGATTGACTTCTATCTTAGTTATGAGTGGTGAAACAGATAAAAAAATGTTAGAAGAAACAATTTTCGTACCTGACTTTATTTTTAATTCTGTTAAGAAAATAAAAGAAACTATAGAATAA
- a CDS encoding TRAP transporter large permease: MEALYPVIVLFVLFFLNIPIAFALMGSALFYFIFLNTTMSMDMVIQQFVTSVESFPYLAVPFFIMVGSVMNYSGISEELMNMAEVLAGHMKGGLAQVNCLLSAMMGGISGSANADAAMESKILVPEMIKKGFSKEFSAAVTAASSAVSPVIPPGTNLILYALIANVPVGDMFLAGYTPGILMTLSMMITVYIISKKRGYNPSRERMARPSEILRQAIKSIWALAIPFGIIMGMRIGIFTPTEAGGVAVFFCFLVGFFVYKKLKLHHIPVILMETVKSTGAVMIIIASAKVFGYYMTLERIPQFITNSLMDFTDNKFVLLMVINLLLLFVGMFIEGGAALVILAPLLVPAVKALGVNPLHFGVIFIVNIMIGGLTPPFGSMMFTVCSIVGVRLEGFIKEVWPFIVALLVVLFVVTYSESIALFIPNLFLK, from the coding sequence ATGGAAGCTTTATATCCAGTTATTGTATTATTCGTATTATTCTTTTTGAATATCCCAATAGCTTTTGCTCTGATGGGATCGGCATTATTTTATTTTATATTCTTAAACACAACTATGTCTATGGACATGGTTATACAACAATTTGTTACATCTGTTGAATCATTTCCATATTTGGCAGTACCATTCTTCATAATGGTTGGATCTGTAATGAACTATTCAGGTATAAGTGAAGAACTTATGAACATGGCTGAAGTTTTAGCTGGACATATGAAAGGTGGACTTGCTCAAGTAAACTGTCTATTAAGTGCTATGATGGGAGGAATCTCTGGTTCTGCAAATGCAGATGCTGCTATGGAATCTAAAATTCTAGTTCCTGAAATGATTAAGAAAGGTTTCTCAAAAGAATTCTCAGCAGCTGTTACAGCAGCTTCATCTGCTGTTAGCCCTGTTATTCCACCAGGAACTAACTTAATTCTTTATGCATTAATTGCCAATGTTCCTGTTGGTGACATGTTCTTAGCAGGATATACTCCAGGAATCTTAATGACTCTATCTATGATGATAACAGTGTATATAATCTCTAAAAAAAGAGGATATAATCCATCAAGAGAAAGAATGGCAAGACCTAGTGAAATTTTAAGACAAGCTATAAAATCAATTTGGGCTTTGGCTATACCTTTCGGGATTATTATGGGAATGAGAATAGGTATCTTCACTCCAACAGAAGCTGGAGGAGTTGCAGTATTTTTCTGCTTCTTAGTTGGTTTCTTTGTATATAAGAAATTAAAACTTCATCATATTCCTGTAATACTTATGGAAACAGTAAAAAGTACAGGAGCAGTTATGATAATAATTGCCTCTGCTAAAGTTTTTGGATACTATATGACTTTAGAAAGAATTCCACAATTTATAACAAATTCTTTAATGGACTTTACTGATAATAAATTTGTGTTATTAATGGTAATAAACTTACTTCTTCTATTTGTTGGAATGTTTATAGAAGGAGGAGCTGCACTAGTTATACTTGCTCCACTTTTAGTTCCTGCAGTTAAAGCTTTAGGTGTAAATCCATTACACTTTGGAGTAATATTTATAGTTAACATAATGATAGGAGGATTAACTCCACCATTTGGTTCTATGATGTTTACTGTATGTTCTATTGTAGGAGTACGGCTAGAGGGATTTATAAAAGAAGTATGGCCATTTATAGTTGCACTTTTAGTTGTTCTATTTGTAGTAACATACTCAGAATCTATAGCATTATTTATACCAAATCTATTTTTAAAATAA
- a CDS encoding NRAMP family divalent metal transporter, whose protein sequence is MEKKNNLSVLLGAAFLMATSAIGPGFMTQTAVFTKDMGATFAFVILVSVIMSFVAQLNVWRVLAVSKMRGQDIANSVLPGLGYFITFLVCLGGLAFNIGNVGGAALGFQVLFDLDLKIAALVSGALGVIIFSFKSASKLMDKLTQVLGAMMILLIGYVAFSTNPPVGTAVKETFVPSSINLMAIITLIGGTVGGYIMFSGGHRLIDAGIVGEENLPQVNKSAILGMSVATIVRVFLFLAVLGVVSLGNQLDAGNPAADAFKIAAGTVGYKIFGLVFLAAALTSIVGAAYTSVSFLKTLFKVVKDNENFFIIGFIVVSTLILIFLGKPVKLLVLAGSLNGLILPITLAITLIASKKEGIVGKYKHSNILFYLGWVVVLVTAYIGVKSLAKLAELFA, encoded by the coding sequence ATGGAGAAAAAAAATAATTTATCGGTTCTTTTAGGAGCAGCATTTTTAATGGCAACATCAGCAATAGGTCCTGGGTTTATGACACAAACAGCAGTATTTACAAAGGACATGGGAGCAACATTTGCCTTTGTAATATTAGTTTCAGTCATAATGTCTTTTGTAGCACAATTAAATGTGTGGAGAGTTCTTGCAGTTTCTAAAATGAGAGGACAAGATATTGCAAATAGTGTTTTACCTGGACTTGGATATTTTATAACATTTTTAGTTTGTCTTGGTGGTTTGGCTTTCAACATAGGAAATGTTGGAGGAGCTGCTTTAGGTTTTCAAGTTTTATTTGATTTAGATTTAAAAATAGCTGCACTTGTAAGTGGAGCTTTGGGAGTAATTATATTTTCTTTTAAATCTGCCTCAAAATTAATGGATAAATTAACTCAAGTATTAGGTGCAATGATGATTTTACTTATAGGTTATGTTGCATTTTCAACTAACCCACCTGTTGGAACAGCTGTAAAAGAAACTTTTGTTCCTAGTTCTATAAATTTAATGGCTATAATCACTTTAATTGGTGGAACTGTTGGAGGATATATTATGTTCTCTGGTGGGCATAGACTTATAGATGCAGGAATAGTTGGTGAAGAAAATTTACCACAAGTTAATAAGTCAGCAATATTAGGAATGAGTGTTGCTACAATAGTAAGAGTTTTCCTATTCCTTGCTGTGCTAGGAGTTGTTTCTCTTGGAAATCAACTTGATGCTGGAAACCCAGCAGCAGATGCTTTTAAGATTGCAGCTGGAACTGTTGGATACAAAATATTTGGATTAGTATTCCTAGCAGCAGCTTTAACTTCAATTGTTGGTGCTGCATACACAAGTGTTTCTTTCTTAAAAACATTATTTAAAGTTGTTAAAGATAATGAAAATTTCTTTATAATTGGTTTCATTGTTGTATCTACATTAATACTTATATTCTTAGGTAAACCAGTAAAATTACTTGTTTTAGCAGGTTCATTAAATGGACTTATCCTACCTATTACTTTAGCAATTACTTTAATAGCTAGTAAAAAAGAAGGAATAGTTGGAAAGTATAAACATTCAAATATTTTATTCTATTTAGGTTGGGTAGTTGTTCTTGTAACAGCATATATAGGAGTAAAATCTCTAGCAAAATTAGCAGAACTATTTGCTTAA
- a CDS encoding PepSY domain-containing protein encodes MRKMEIKKLLEKKKLLIVGVIILGSIGISAGVLAATQLTNSQVKITEQQAKDIVNNEVPNGQITKFKLDREHGKMVYEIEVMEGNIEKEFDIDAETGAILKSETETKNRIVETPKISYEQAKEIALKQSKDGKFKEIDLKHKNGKLVYDIELAEGFMDREFLIDANTGEILKDKKDF; translated from the coding sequence ATGAGAAAGATGGAAATAAAAAAATTATTAGAAAAGAAAAAATTATTAATAGTGGGAGTAATTATTTTAGGGAGTATAGGAATTTCAGCAGGTGTTCTTGCTGCTACTCAATTAACAAATTCACAAGTGAAGATAACTGAACAACAAGCAAAGGATATTGTTAATAACGAGGTTCCAAATGGACAAATAACAAAATTCAAACTAGATAGAGAACATGGAAAAATGGTTTATGAAATTGAAGTAATGGAAGGTAATATTGAAAAAGAATTTGATATAGATGCTGAAACAGGTGCTATTTTAAAATCAGAAACTGAAACTAAAAATAGAATAGTAGAAACTCCAAAAATTTCTTATGAACAGGCAAAAGAAATTGCATTAAAACAATCTAAAGATGGAAAGTTTAAAGAAATAGACTTAAAACATAAAAATGGAAAATTAGTTTATGATATAGAACTTGCTGAAGGATTTATGGATAGAGAATTTCTTATAGATGCAAATACAGGAGAAATACTAAAAGATAAAAAAGACTTTTAA
- a CDS encoding LamB/YcsF family protein, with product MKFYVDLNSDIGEGYGAYKLGMDEEIMKCVTSVNCACAWHAGDPLIMDKTIKIAKENNVAVGAHPGFPDLLGFGRRKMVISPEEARAYMLYQLGALDAFAKANGVKLQHMKLHGAFYNMAAVEKNLADAVLDGIEEFNKDIIVMTLSGSYMAKEAKRRGLKVAEEVFADRGYNADGTLVNRTLPGAFVKDPEEAIARVIKMVKTKKVTAVNGEEIDIAADSICVHGDNPKAIEFVERIRKALIENGIEVKSLHEFI from the coding sequence ATGAAATTTTATGTGGATTTGAATTCAGACATTGGTGAAGGTTATGGAGCTTACAAACTAGGAATGGATGAAGAAATTATGAAATGTGTTACTAGTGTAAACTGTGCTTGTGCTTGGCATGCAGGTGATCCATTAATAATGGACAAGACTATAAAAATTGCCAAAGAAAATAATGTAGCAGTTGGAGCTCACCCAGGATTCCCAGATCTTTTAGGTTTTGGTAGAAGGAAAATGGTTATAAGCCCTGAAGAAGCTAGAGCATATATGCTATATCAATTAGGTGCTTTAGATGCTTTTGCAAAAGCAAATGGTGTAAAACTTCAACATATGAAGTTGCATGGAGCTTTCTACAATATGGCAGCTGTTGAAAAGAATTTAGCAGATGCTGTTTTAGATGGTATAGAAGAATTTAACAAAGATATAATAGTTATGACTTTAAGTGGAAGCTATATGGCAAAAGAAGCTAAAAGAAGAGGTTTAAAAGTTGCAGAAGAAGTTTTTGCAGACAGAGGATATAATGCAGATGGAACTTTAGTTAATAGAACTCTTCCAGGAGCTTTTGTAAAGGATCCTGAAGAAGCTATTGCCAGAGTTATAAAAATGGTAAAAACTAAAAAAGTTACAGCTGTAAATGGAGAAGAAATCGATATAGCTGCTGATTCTATTTGTGTACATGGAGATAATCCAAAAGCTATTGAATTTGTTGAAAGAATAAGAAAAGCTTTAATTGAAAATGGGATAGAAGTAAAATCATTACATGAGTTTATATAA
- the dctP gene encoding C4-dicarboxylate TRAP transporter substrate-binding protein — MKKILSLIFLSLFTLLLVACGGKKEEATKEGGEAKKEARVIKVTTKFVDDEQTAKSLVKVVEAINARSNGSLELQLFTSGTLPIGKDGMEQVANGSDWILVDGVNFLGDYIPDYNAVTGPMLYQSFDEYLRMVKTPLVQDLNAQALEKGIKVLSLDWVFGFRNIEAKKPIKTPEDMKGLKLRVPTSQLYTYTIEAMGGNPVAMPYPDTYAALQQGVIDGLEGSILSYYGTKQYENVKEYSLTRHLLGVSAVCISKKCWDSLTDEERTIIQEEFDKGAQDNLTETQRLEEEQAQALKDNGVTFHEVDAEAFNKAVAPVYDKFPKWTPGIYNKIMENLTQIREDIKNGK; from the coding sequence ATGAAAAAGATCTTATCTTTAATTTTTTTATCACTTTTCACTTTACTTTTAGTTGCTTGTGGTGGAAAAAAAGAAGAAGCTACTAAAGAAGGAGGAGAAGCTAAAAAAGAAGCAAGAGTTATTAAAGTTACTACAAAATTCGTTGATGATGAACAAACTGCTAAATCATTAGTTAAAGTTGTTGAAGCTATCAATGCAAGAAGTAATGGAAGCTTAGAATTACAATTATTCACAAGTGGAACTTTACCTATAGGTAAAGATGGTATGGAACAAGTTGCAAATGGTTCAGATTGGATATTAGTTGATGGAGTTAACTTCTTAGGAGACTATATTCCAGATTATAATGCTGTAACTGGTCCTATGTTATATCAAAGTTTTGATGAATATTTAAGAATGGTAAAAACTCCATTAGTTCAAGACTTAAATGCTCAAGCACTTGAAAAAGGAATTAAAGTTCTATCTTTAGATTGGGTATTTGGATTCAGAAATATTGAAGCTAAAAAACCTATAAAAACTCCAGAAGATATGAAAGGATTAAAATTAAGAGTTCCTACTAGCCAATTATATACTTATACTATAGAAGCTATGGGAGGAAACCCAGTAGCAATGCCTTATCCAGATACTTATGCTGCTTTACAACAAGGTGTTATAGATGGACTTGAAGGATCTATCTTAAGTTACTACGGAACAAAACAATATGAAAACGTTAAAGAATACTCTTTAACTCGTCACTTATTAGGAGTATCTGCAGTATGTATTTCAAAGAAATGTTGGGATAGTTTAACTGATGAAGAAAGAACTATAATCCAAGAAGAATTTGATAAAGGTGCTCAAGATAACCTAACTGAAACTCAAAGATTAGAAGAAGAACAAGCTCAAGCATTAAAAGACAATGGAGTTACTTTCCATGAAGTTGATGCTGAAGCATTCAATAAAGCTGTTGCACCAGTTTACGATAAATTCCCTAAATGGACTCCTGGAATTTACAATAAGATTATGGAAAATCTTACTCAAATCAGAGAAGACATTAAGAATGGAAAATAG